In Melanotaenia boesemani isolate fMelBoe1 chromosome 7, fMelBoe1.pri, whole genome shotgun sequence, a single window of DNA contains:
- the tsc22d3 gene encoding TSC22 domain family protein 3 isoform X2 has translation MNTEMFAKTPMEVAVYQLHNFSISFFSSLLGGDVVSVKLDNSASGASVVAIDNKIEQAMDLVKNHLMYAVREEVEILKEQIKELAEKNNQLERENYLLKNLASPEQLEKFQSRIPTDVLLPLDNQSVQMTPEQQQQQQTCNHSTGSAV, from the exons ATGAACACGGAGATGTTCGCTAAAACGCCAATGGAGGTAGCCGTCTACCAGTTGCATAacttctccatctctttcttctcctcgCTACTCGGAGGAGACGTAGTATCGGTCAAACTTGACAACAG tgCCTCTGGTGCTAGCGTTGTGGCCATTGACAACAAGATTGAACAGGCAATG GATCTAGTCAAGAACCACCTGATGTATGCAGTGCGTGAGGAGGTGGAGATCCTCAAAGAGCAGATCAAAGAGCTGGCAGAGAAGAACAACCAGCTTGAGAGGGAGAACTACCTGCTCAAGAACCTGGCTAGTCCGGAGCAGCTGGAGAAGTTCCAGTCTCGCATCCCAACAGATGTGCTGCTACCCCTGGACAATCAGAGCGTCCAGATGACCCcagagcagcagcaacagcagcagaccTGTAACCACAGCACTGGCTCTGCTGTATAA